In the genome of Entelurus aequoreus isolate RoL-2023_Sb linkage group LG08, RoL_Eaeq_v1.1, whole genome shotgun sequence, one region contains:
- the fam163ba gene encoding protein FAM163B: protein MTAGTVVITGGILATVILLLIIAVLCYCRLQYYCCKKEESESEEEEPDFAVTSRLPPVHSNHNIVAATAAASSIPNGPALFPTPPLARKLTRSQTFCPSCTHYELPFYLQPPPAPQLHQAESGLRNGGERLSYRGAQQPPAPLRQPDMALPVPVNVSDYRKPHLARSVTMRDMFVRSCSISTDV from the exons ATGACAGCCGGCACCGTGGTCATCACTGGTGGAATCCTCGCTACTGTCATATTGCTGCTGATCATCGCAGTACTTTGTTACTGCAGGCTGCAG TATTACTGCTGTAAGAAGGAAGAGTCCGAGTCGGAGGAGGAGGAGCCGGACTTCGCCGTCACGTCCCGCCTGCCGCCGGTCCACTCCAACCACAACATTGTGGCGGCCACGGCCGCCGCCTCCTCCATCCCCAATGGCCCCGCCCTCTTCCCCACCCCGCCGCTGGCCAGGAAGCTGACGCGCTCGCAGACCTTCTGCCCGTCGTGCACTCACTACGAGCTGCCGTTCTACCTGCAGCCCCCGCCGGCACCGCAGCTCCACCAGGCCGAGTCGGGCTTGAGGAACGGCGGCGAGCGGCTGAGCTACCGCGGCGCGCAGCAACCCCCCGCGCCACTCCGGCAGCCGGACATGGCGCTGCCCGTGCCCGTCAACGTCTCCGACTACCGCAAGCCCCACCTGGCGCGCTCCGTCACCATGAGGGACATGTTCGTCCGCAGCTGCAGCATCAGCACCGACGTGTGA